The Danio rerio strain Tuebingen ecotype United States chromosome 1, GRCz12tu, whole genome shotgun sequence genome includes a region encoding these proteins:
- the si:ch73-41e3.7 gene encoding uncharacterized protein LOC572312 → MMSEFPESSDSEFPYSFSADGRLRHTHTGEPYRFQFHLRDALQTETEQRRLCRFLTQHVYTLLQQNFQMRLEEHCSVFMTPGALEHAGCLLLLLQDRGTVRGGLWSWKITAHEGLETGSQIPYLRWALMENYAVIIMNPNGDLHNKTPEEHVSEVWRRLVCVSAAQHVFVVAHGYGGLAFVDLLCCRMEEVQRRVTAVAFLDSSHSLWHQPLGKAGRDWLRCHSRTWILSTKALNRSVGSLKAGCTQISAGTQCHDSAPAVCMESVFRFFSKTIKPKATPTPFEIITRSRSRSHDHNNNNKH, encoded by the exons ATGATGTCAGAGTTCCCAGAATCCAGTGACTCTGAGTTCCCGTACTCGTTCTCTGCTGACGGCCGGCtgcgacacacacacaccggtgaGCCATACCGCTTCCAGTTCCACCTACGGGACGCTCTGCAGACGGAGACAGAGCAGCGTAGACTCTGCAGATTCCTGACGCAGCACGTTTACACACTCCTGCAGCAGAACTTTCAGATGCGTCTGGAGGAACACTGCTCTGTGTTCATGACCCCCGGAGCCCTGGAGCATGCTGGGTGTTTGCTGCTGCTCCTGCAGGACCGGGGAACAGTGCGAGGTGGACTCTGGAGCTGGAAGATCACGGCTCACGAGGGCTTGGAGACCGGCAGTCAGATCCCGTATTTGCGCTGGGCTCTGATGGAGAACTACGCCGTCATCATCATGAACCCCAATGGAGATCTGCACAACAAG ACGCCGGAGGAGCATGTGTCTGAGGTGTGGCGGCGTCTGGTGTGTGTGAGCGCAGCGCAGCATGTGTTTGTGGTGGCTCATGGATATGGAGGTCTGGCGTTTGTGGATCTGCTGTGCTGCCGGATGGAGGAGGTGCAGCGGCGGGTCACAGCCGTGGCCTTTCTGGACTCCAGTCACAGTCTGTGGCATCAGCCGCTGGGGAAAGCCGGACGAGACTGGCTAAG GTGTCACTCCAGGACGTGGATCTTGAGCACTAAAGCCCTGAACCGCTCGGTGGGCTCGCTGAAGGCCGGATGCACACAGATCTCTGCCGGGACTCAGTGTCACGACTCCGCGCCCGCCGTCTGCATGGAGTCTGTGTTTCGCTTCTTCAGCAAAACCATCAAACCCAAAGCCACACCGACACCGTTCGAGATCATCACCCGCAGCAGGAGCCGCTCACAcgaccacaacaacaacaacaaacactga
- the si:ch73-41e3.7 gene encoding uncharacterized protein isoform X2: MSCHLLQTPEEHVSEVWRRLVCVSAAQHVFVVAHGYGGLAFVDLLCCRMEEVQRRVTAVAFLDSSHSLWHQPLGKAGRDWLRCHSRTWILSTKALNRSVGSLKAGCTQISAGTQCHDSAPAVCMESVFRFFSKTIKPKATPTPFEIITRSRSRSHDHNNNNKH; this comes from the exons ATGTCATGCCATTTGCTGCAGACGCCGGAGGAGCATGTGTCTGAGGTGTGGCGGCGTCTGGTGTGTGTGAGCGCAGCGCAGCATGTGTTTGTGGTGGCTCATGGATATGGAGGTCTGGCGTTTGTGGATCTGCTGTGCTGCCGGATGGAGGAGGTGCAGCGGCGGGTCACAGCCGTGGCCTTTCTGGACTCCAGTCACAGTCTGTGGCATCAGCCGCTGGGGAAAGCCGGACGAGACTGGCTAAG GTGTCACTCCAGGACGTGGATCTTGAGCACTAAAGCCCTGAACCGCTCGGTGGGCTCGCTGAAGGCCGGATGCACACAGATCTCTGCCGGGACTCAGTGTCACGACTCCGCGCCCGCCGTCTGCATGGAGTCTGTGTTTCGCTTCTTCAGCAAAACCATCAAACCCAAAGCCACACCGACACCGTTCGAGATCATCACCCGCAGCAGGAGCCGCTCACAcgaccacaacaacaacaacaaacactga
- the si:ch73-41e3.7 gene encoding uncharacterized protein isoform X1, whose translation MMSEFPESSDSEFPYSFSADGRLRHTHTGEPYRFQFHLRDALQTETEQRRLCRFLTQHVYTLLQQNFQMRLEEHCSVFMTPGALEHAGCLLLLLQDRGTVRGGLWSWKITAHEGLETGSQIPYLRWALMENYAVIIMNPNGDLHNKTPEEHVSEVWRRLVCVSAAQHVFVVAHGYGGLAFVDLLCCRMEEVQRRVTAVAFLDSSHSLWHQPLGKAGRDWLSCFPSTLHHQCVCNVCLYSVQVSLQDVDLEH comes from the exons ATGATGTCAGAGTTCCCAGAATCCAGTGACTCTGAGTTCCCGTACTCGTTCTCTGCTGACGGCCGGCtgcgacacacacacaccggtgaGCCATACCGCTTCCAGTTCCACCTACGGGACGCTCTGCAGACGGAGACAGAGCAGCGTAGACTCTGCAGATTCCTGACGCAGCACGTTTACACACTCCTGCAGCAGAACTTTCAGATGCGTCTGGAGGAACACTGCTCTGTGTTCATGACCCCCGGAGCCCTGGAGCATGCTGGGTGTTTGCTGCTGCTCCTGCAGGACCGGGGAACAGTGCGAGGTGGACTCTGGAGCTGGAAGATCACGGCTCACGAGGGCTTGGAGACCGGCAGTCAGATCCCGTATTTGCGCTGGGCTCTGATGGAGAACTACGCCGTCATCATCATGAACCCCAATGGAGATCTGCACAACAAG ACGCCGGAGGAGCATGTGTCTGAGGTGTGGCGGCGTCTGGTGTGTGTGAGCGCAGCGCAGCATGTGTTTGTGGTGGCTCATGGATATGGAGGTCTGGCGTTTGTGGATCTGCTGTGCTGCCGGATGGAGGAGGTGCAGCGGCGGGTCACAGCCGTGGCCTTTCTGGACTCCAGTCACAGTCTGTGGCATCAGCCGCTGGGGAAAGCCGGACGAGACTGGCTAAG CTGTTTCCCTTCTACACTTCAccatcagtgtgtgtgtaatgtgtgccTGTACTCTGTCCAGGTGTCACTCCAGGACGTGGATCTTGAGCACTAA
- the mrpl16 gene encoding large ribosomal subunit protein uL16m: protein MFPVVKSVFLGIVRSSSQRDVLQKQMKLLSAGMRTYEIPPDFSDVELPEKPKLKFMEKVPNLKQAKKEMKRLRDIQGPSRTATKFSQGQYGILALGGGFLHWGHIEMMRLTINRSIDPSSMFAVWRFQPPHKPITRKSLGQRMGGGKGAIDHYVTPIKCGRLVLEMGGQLELVQVEAMLKQVAKKLPFPAKVVSRESLALMYKEHAERVSNNQNPWSFQKIVRSNMLGIRKVLSPLDVHNHGRYTGKFFDPSRV, encoded by the exons ATGTTCCCGGTAGTGAAGAGTGTCTTTCTGGGCATTGTCCGGTCGTCCAGTCAGAGAG ATGTGCTGCAGAAGCAGATGAAGCTGCTGTCGGCGGGGATGAGGACCTATGAAATCCCTCCAGACTTCAGCG atgTGGAGTTACCAGAGAAGCCCAAACTCAAGTTCATGGAGAAAGTGCCGAATCTGAAACAAGCCAAGAAGGAGATGAAGAGGCTGCGGGACATTCAGGGCCCGTCCCGAACCGCCACCAAATTCAGCCAGGGACAGTACGGCATTCTG gCTCTGGGTGGAGGGTTCCTGCACTGGGGTCACATAGAGATGATGCGTCTGACCATAAACCGCAGCATTGACCCCAGCAGCATGTTTGCGGTGTGGCGTTTCCAGCCTCCACACAAACCAATCACACGCAAGAGTCTGGGTCAGCGCATGGGCGGAGGCAAGGGCGCCATCGACCACTACGTGACGCCCATCAAGTGTGGACGGCTAGTGCTGGAGATGGGGGGACAACTGGAGCTGGTCCAGGTGGAGGCCATGCTCAAACAAGTGGCCAAAAAACTGCCCTTCCCTGCCAAG gtggtgAGCAGAGAGAGTCTGGCGTTGATGTATAAGGAACATGCTGAACGTGTCTCCAACAACCAGAACCCCTGGAGCTTCCAGAAAATTGTCCGCTCCAACATGCTGGGCATCCGGAAGGTTCTGAGCCCGCTGGACGTACACAACCACGGCAGATACACCGGGAAGTTCTTTGACCCCAGCAGGgtatag
- the mrpl16 gene encoding large ribosomal subunit protein uL16m isoform X1 encodes MMRLTINRSIDPSSMFAVWRFQPPHKPITRKSLGQRMGGGKGAIDHYVTPIKCGRLVLEMGGQLELVQVEAMLKQVAKKLPFPAKVVSRESLALMYKEHAERVSNNQNPWSFQKIVRSNMLGIRKVLSPLDVHNHGRYTGKFFDPSRV; translated from the exons ATGATGCGTCTGACCATAAACCGCAGCATTGACCCCAGCAGCATGTTTGCGGTGTGGCGTTTCCAGCCTCCACACAAACCAATCACACGCAAGAGTCTGGGTCAGCGCATGGGCGGAGGCAAGGGCGCCATCGACCACTACGTGACGCCCATCAAGTGTGGACGGCTAGTGCTGGAGATGGGGGGACAACTGGAGCTGGTCCAGGTGGAGGCCATGCTCAAACAAGTGGCCAAAAAACTGCCCTTCCCTGCCAAG gtggtgAGCAGAGAGAGTCTGGCGTTGATGTATAAGGAACATGCTGAACGTGTCTCCAACAACCAGAACCCCTGGAGCTTCCAGAAAATTGTCCGCTCCAACATGCTGGGCATCCGGAAGGTTCTGAGCCCGCTGGACGTACACAACCACGGCAGATACACCGGGAAGTTCTTTGACCCCAGCAGGgtatag
- the cenpq gene encoding centromere protein Q: protein MKPARGSGRASTRGPRGAAERKAHKTRQKSISRAEGPHPHLSQKSSAMVGKSKNQRNWKPLTKSSILALRNMFDMSILSVLTLKTKEKEESQKHLNIIKDRFLAKCAQLSVPPRKRGDMMSASRQFSTESKKSEHGKKTLQALEENMSSIVSTLEEMEVKMERLQEKCRIMSSRIEEEEEKAQEFLQLSEETVLHLPALQSRSADEPTLQEQLMQTVPNPPAVVKALHPTPVLEDVRVFLELAHKQVDHAEKAAHND from the exons ATGAAGCCAGCGCGAGGGTCTGGAAGGGCCTCCACACGGGGCCCCAGAGGAGCTGCGGAGAGAAAAGCACACAAAACACGCCAA AAGTCCATCAGCCGTGCTGAAGGCCCACATCCTCATCTGTCTCAGAAGAGCAGCG CGATGGTTGGAAAGAGTAAAAATCAGAGAAACTGGAAGCCGCTGACCAAGTCCTCCATACTGGCCCTGAGGAACATGTTCGATATGTCCATTCT ATCTGTGCTCACACTGAAAACCAAAGAGAAAGAGGAATCACAGAAACATCTCAACATCATTAAAGACCG GTTTCTGGCGAAGTGTGCGCAGCTTTCTGTTCCTCCGAGGAAACGTGGAGACATGATGAGTGCGTCGCGTCAGTTCAGCACAGAGAGTAAGAAGTCTGAACATGGAAAGAAGACGCTCCAGGCTCTAGAG GAGAACATGAGCTCGATTGTCAGCACTCTTGAGGAGATGGAGGTGAAGATGGAGAGGCTGCAGGAGAAATGCAGGATAATGAGCAGCAGAatagaggaggaagaggaaaaaGCACAGGAG TTTCTTCAACTGTCAGAAGAAACAGTCCTGCATCTGCCAGCATTACAGTCTCGCTCAGCCGATGAGCCGACGCTACAG GAGCAGCTGATGCAGACCGTCCCCAATCCTCCAGCAGTGGTGAAGGCTCTACATCCGACTCCAGTTCTGGAGGACGTGAGGGTGTTTCTGGAGCTCGCACATAAACAGGTGGATCATGCAGAAAAAGCAGCTCACAATGACTAA
- the LOC101885604 gene encoding C3a anaphylatoxin chemotactic receptor, translating into MQEDTSLARRVSMSTEALLTVMSNITNTTGPQMPGEGIRILQMILTVLIFTVGISLNALVVWALGVRVWCRRRSSMGETQSADSFRIYVVNLALADLVLLLRTPLMLAYLANNFSWTLGEAVCRLIIYLRCLGLYASAFLLCAVAVERCLCLLRPVWARLKRPRWVVPLACVAIWVLAAAFASPYIKSAIIVDLNNHKACIEYNKEAGQALIVVETVFGFLLPLVIFMSCNIAVIFCAKKAESSMSSPTSSSASAYTSQRLTRLYRVLFLTMLLFLTCWVPYFVCRFLRALAQERGWTTLKEQAIGGAYVSLFLVYFKSAVNPILYVFAARGLGRTVRASLLSTIERVFNEELSESLRRKSLRRRDSQF; encoded by the coding sequence AGTATCAATGTCTACGGAAGCGCTGCTAACGGTTATGTCCAACATCACCAACACCACCGGCCCCCAGATGCCCGGTGAGGGGATCCGTATCCTGCAGATGATCCTGACCGTGCTCATCTTCACCGTGGGCATCTCTCTGAACGCTCTGGTGGTGTGGGCGCTGGGCGTCCGCGTTTGGTGCCGCCGCAGAAGCTCAATGGGTGAGACTCAGAGCGCAGACAGCTTCAGGATCTACGTGGTCAACCTTGCGCTTGCAGACTTGGTGCTACTACTGCGTACGCCGCTAATGCTTGCGTACTTGGCAAACAACTTCTCGTGGACCCTCGGGGAAGCCGTGTGCAGGCTGATTATTTATTTACGTTGTCTGGGATTGTACGCAAGCGCTTTTCTACTGTGTGCGGTAGCAGTGGAGAGATGTTTGTGTCTACTTAGACCTGTTTGGGCACGATTGAAGCGCCCTCGTTGGGTTGTACCGCTCGCTTGTGTTGCAATCTGGGTGCTAGCTGCAGCATTCGCATCTCCATATATCAAGTCGGCTATTATCGTTGACCTGAACAACCATAAAGCATGTATTGAATACAATAAGGAGGCAGGACAGGCTTTGATAGTGGTGGAAACGGTGTTCGGTTTCCTGCTGCCGCTGGTGATCTTTATGTCCTGTAATATTGCTGTGATCTTCTGCGCAAAAAAGGCTGAAAGTTCAATGTCGTCACCGACGTCTTCATCCGCATCGGCGTACACATCGCAGAGATTGACCCGACTTTACAGAGTTTTGTTTCTCACCATGCTGCTGTTTTTGACCTGCTGGGTGCCGTATTTTGTGTGCCGCTTTTTAAGGGCTCTTGCGCAAGAACGCGGATGGACGACGCTCAAAGAACAAGCCATAGGCGGCGCTTACGTGTCGCTGTTCCTGGTCTACTTTAAAAGCGCAGTCAATCCCATCCTCTACGTGTTTGCAGCTCGCGGACTCGGACGTACAGTCCGGGCGTCACTTCTATCAACCATCGAGAGAGTCTTCAACGAGGAGTTATCAGAGTCTTTACGAAGAAAATCCCTACGAAGGAGAGACTCTCAGTTTTAG